Proteins found in one Halogeometricum rufum genomic segment:
- a CDS encoding nucleoside hydrolase, with translation MSRRVLIDTDTAGDDAMAILLAAVADSVSVEALTIVAGNVEFDYEVENAKHSLEVADATDVPVYEGARAPLVKDHEHADQVHGEGGLGGNLFPDTGIPSADGHGAEAIVERARESPGELTLVCIGPLTNVAIALRLEPDLNELLDEVWVMGGAVNTLGNDTPSAEFNFWVDPDAASVVVDELDVTLVDWGLSLRQGTFETDTLAEIEAMGTDYAEFFTTASERAREFAREQYGEDSTTQPDSLAMACALYPELVDEANDYYVDVDERKGMTRGYSLVDEHGVTGEEPNARVVESVDEEAFETLFLDAMRHGDPERSL, from the coding sequence ATGAGCAGACGCGTCCTCATCGACACCGACACGGCCGGCGACGACGCGATGGCGATTCTCCTCGCGGCAGTCGCCGACTCCGTCAGCGTGGAGGCACTCACCATCGTCGCCGGCAACGTCGAGTTCGACTACGAAGTCGAGAACGCGAAGCACTCGCTCGAAGTCGCCGACGCCACGGACGTCCCCGTCTACGAGGGCGCGCGCGCACCTCTCGTCAAGGACCACGAACACGCCGACCAGGTCCACGGCGAGGGCGGACTCGGCGGCAACCTCTTTCCCGACACCGGCATCCCTTCGGCCGATGGACACGGCGCCGAGGCCATCGTCGAACGCGCCCGCGAGTCGCCCGGTGAGTTGACTCTCGTCTGCATCGGGCCGTTGACGAACGTGGCCATCGCCCTCCGCCTGGAACCCGACCTGAACGAACTCCTCGACGAGGTGTGGGTGATGGGCGGCGCCGTCAACACTCTCGGCAACGACACGCCGTCGGCGGAGTTCAACTTCTGGGTCGACCCCGACGCCGCGAGCGTCGTCGTCGACGAACTGGACGTGACCCTCGTCGACTGGGGACTCTCCCTCCGACAGGGGACGTTCGAAACCGATACGCTCGCCGAGATAGAGGCGATGGGAACCGACTACGCGGAGTTCTTCACCACCGCCTCCGAACGCGCCCGGGAGTTCGCCCGCGAACAGTACGGCGAGGACAGCACCACCCAACCCGACTCGCTGGCGATGGCGTGCGCGCTCTACCCGGAACTCGTCGACGAGGCGAACGACTACTACGTCGACGTGGACGAACGCAAGGGGATGACCCGAGGCTACAGCCTCGTGGACGAACACGGCGTCACCGGCGAGGAACCGAACGCGCGCGTAGTCGAGTCGGTGGACGAGGAGGCGTTCGAGACGCTGTTCCTCGACGCGATGCGGCACGGCGACCCGGAGCGGTCGCTGTAA
- a CDS encoding universal stress protein: protein MFGRLTGDERAGAASSDGDDEASGERVLCLFDSGEATDGRFVQVAAAMADGGRFVVPVDGAATAQSLKPESTRSPVEYETRFLERPSAITTEWVVDVVNRFDISIIFDIRDRQSVLGGGELALATGRTHVTVTPGTEVENLSSCLVPVARGPHLDETLDVARAIGESHDAWLDLFHVEDGDPQAETDALFDYCADRLGDFDAFDTWQYDGWSPAQAIVEQSSYYDATVIAAPCKGRLREFVDGSTTEVVQSLCENSVVTVRSGDVDCSRLGRWLGEFLAPKR, encoded by the coding sequence ATGTTCGGCCGTCTTACAGGAGACGAACGCGCGGGGGCCGCCTCCTCGGACGGTGACGACGAGGCGTCGGGTGAGCGGGTGCTCTGTCTGTTCGATTCGGGAGAGGCGACCGACGGGCGGTTCGTTCAGGTCGCGGCGGCGATGGCCGACGGCGGTCGGTTCGTCGTCCCGGTGGACGGGGCGGCGACGGCCCAGTCGCTGAAACCGGAATCGACCCGCTCTCCGGTCGAGTACGAGACGCGATTCCTCGAACGCCCGTCGGCGATAACGACCGAGTGGGTCGTCGACGTGGTCAACCGCTTCGACATCTCCATCATCTTCGACATCCGCGACCGACAGTCCGTCCTCGGCGGCGGCGAACTCGCGTTGGCGACGGGACGCACGCACGTCACGGTGACGCCCGGCACCGAAGTCGAGAACCTCTCGTCCTGTCTCGTGCCCGTCGCCCGAGGGCCTCACCTCGACGAGACGCTGGACGTGGCTCGCGCCATCGGCGAGTCGCACGACGCCTGGTTGGACCTGTTCCACGTCGAGGACGGCGACCCGCAGGCGGAGACGGACGCCCTGTTCGACTACTGTGCGGACCGCCTCGGCGACTTCGACGCCTTCGACACGTGGCAGTACGACGGCTGGTCGCCGGCACAGGCCATCGTCGAGCAGTCCTCCTACTACGACGCGACGGTCATCGCCGCCCCGTGCAAGGGCCGACTCCGGGAGTTCGTGGACGGGTCGACGACCGAAGTCGTGCAATCGCTGTGCGAGAACTCGGTCGTCACCGTTCGAAGCGGCGACGTGGACTGCTCCCGCCTCGGCCGGTGGCTGGGGGAGTTCCTCGCGCCGAAGCGCTGA